From one Thalassobaculum sp. OXR-137 genomic stretch:
- a CDS encoding glycosyltransferase family 4 protein — protein MAALAQAGHQVDLATRLRTRDGTGDVTRQARLAELGTRLAGRYLRLVAEGRRPRPDLWFTYHLYYKAPDLIGPLVASALGIPYVVAEASVAHKRAGGPWDQGHRATLTALARADLVIGLNPHDRVLVQPCLKDGAHYLDLPPFLEVEGPPPPERPDRPAELLAVGMMRAGDKLASYRVLGEALVRVPGDWRLTVVGDGPARAEVEAALAPVAGRVTWRGALDAAELEAAYRAADLLVWPAVNEAYGMALLEAQAAGLPVVAGDTGGVSAIVRDGETGLLVPVGAPDPFAEAVAGLVQDSARRRALGANAAAVTRTEHGLPAAAATLDAALRPLVERAR, from the coding sequence ATGGCCGCCCTCGCCCAAGCCGGCCACCAGGTCGATCTCGCCACCCGGCTGCGCACCCGCGACGGCACCGGCGACGTCACCCGGCAGGCCCGGCTGGCCGAGCTCGGAACCCGGCTGGCGGGGCGCTACCTGCGGCTGGTCGCCGAAGGCCGGCGGCCGCGCCCGGACCTCTGGTTCACCTATCACCTCTACTACAAGGCGCCCGACCTGATCGGGCCGTTGGTCGCCTCGGCACTGGGCATCCCCTATGTGGTCGCCGAGGCGTCGGTGGCCCATAAGCGGGCCGGCGGTCCCTGGGACCAGGGACACCGGGCGACCCTGACCGCCCTCGCCCGCGCCGATCTCGTGATCGGGCTGAATCCCCATGACCGGGTGCTGGTGCAGCCCTGCCTGAAGGACGGCGCGCACTATCTCGACCTGCCACCGTTCCTGGAGGTCGAGGGCCCGCCCCCGCCCGAGCGGCCGGACCGCCCGGCGGAACTGCTGGCGGTCGGCATGATGCGGGCGGGCGACAAGCTGGCCTCCTACCGGGTGCTGGGCGAGGCCCTCGTCCGGGTGCCCGGCGACTGGCGGCTGACCGTGGTCGGAGACGGCCCCGCCAGGGCGGAGGTGGAGGCGGCCCTGGCCCCGGTGGCCGGGCGGGTGACCTGGCGCGGTGCCCTGGACGCGGCCGAATTGGAGGCCGCCTATCGGGCCGCCGACCTGCTGGTCTGGCCCGCCGTGAACGAGGCCTACGGCATGGCCCTGCTGGAGGCCCAGGCGGCGGGTCTGCCGGTGGTGGCCGGCGATACCGGCGGGGTGTCCGCCATCGTGCGGGACGGCGAGACGGGGCTGCTGGTCCCGGTGGGCGCGCCCGATCCCTTCGCCGAGGCGGTGGCCGGCCTGGTGCAGGACTCCGCGCGACGTCGCGCCCTGGGCGCCAACGCCGCCGCCGTCACCCGGACCGAGCACGGCCTGCCCGCTGCCGCGGCGACCCTGGACGCGGCATTGCGGCCGCTGGTGGAGCGGGCGCGATGA
- a CDS encoding histidine phosphatase family protein produces the protein MTRLALLRHGPTAWNAEKRLQGRADQPLSPDGEAQVRTWTLPPDLSGFRWLTSPLIRARRTAALIGVEATEEPAAIELDFGAWEGRRLSEIRAEDPDGTAANEARGVDFTPPGGESPRAVQARLAPLLAKLAAEDRDTGIVTHKGVIRALLSLATGWPMVDKPPVKLFWDRVHLFDLAADGTPRLTQPNLPLKADR, from the coding sequence ATGACCCGGCTCGCCCTGCTGCGCCACGGCCCGACCGCGTGGAACGCCGAGAAGCGGCTGCAGGGCCGGGCCGACCAGCCGCTCTCCCCGGACGGCGAGGCGCAGGTGCGCACCTGGACCCTGCCGCCGGATCTCTCCGGTTTCCGCTGGCTGACCAGCCCGCTGATCCGCGCCCGGCGCACCGCCGCGCTGATCGGCGTGGAAGCAACGGAGGAGCCCGCCGCCATCGAGCTCGATTTTGGCGCCTGGGAGGGCCGCCGCCTGTCGGAGATCCGGGCGGAGGACCCGGACGGCACGGCGGCGAACGAGGCCCGCGGGGTGGACTTCACCCCCCCCGGCGGCGAGAGCCCGCGCGCCGTGCAGGCCCGGCTCGCCCCGCTGCTCGCCAAGCTGGCGGCGGAGGACAGGGACACGGGGATCGTCACCCATAAAGGCGTCATCCGCGCCCTGTTGTCCCTGGCCACCGGATGGCCGATGGTCGATAAGCCGCCGGTGAAACTGTTCTGGGACCGGGTGCATTTGTTCGACCTCGCCGCCGACGGCACGCCGCGCCTGACCCAGCCCAACCTGCCCCTGAAGGCCGACCGATGA
- a CDS encoding glycosyltransferase family protein: MTRPVVMLYVQNLLGIGHLRRAAAVARALVTAGADVAFVSGGMPVPHLPLGGAKMVQLPPIRTEDGNFKVLLDETDKPVDDAFRDARRDRLLALFEELRPAALITELFPFGRRQMRFELIPLLERARQADWHPQVFSSMRDILVTKPRRDRNQEIVDTLNAYYDAALIHSDPELIRLDRTFPMAAEITVEQHYTGYVVNADDIAVPEADPAATGEVLVSAGGGAVGDRFMPAVARLIPDLPLADRPWRLVTGHHMPASALAQIEAAVPANAVIERSVPNLPELMAGAALSVSQAGYNTLLELLAARTRAVVVPYEGGVETEQRLRADLLADVGALEVVAEDDLSAETLGAAMERARARSRDAVPSVDLDGARKTAAYVMDRLVRR; this comes from the coding sequence ATGACCCGACCTGTCGTCATGCTCTACGTCCAGAACCTGCTCGGCATCGGCCATCTGCGCCGGGCCGCGGCGGTGGCCCGGGCCCTGGTGACGGCCGGCGCCGACGTGGCCTTCGTGTCGGGCGGGATGCCGGTGCCGCACCTGCCGCTCGGCGGGGCGAAGATGGTGCAGCTCCCGCCGATCCGCACCGAGGACGGCAACTTCAAGGTGCTGCTGGACGAGACCGACAAGCCGGTCGACGACGCGTTCCGCGACGCCCGGCGCGACCGGCTGCTCGCCCTGTTCGAGGAGCTGCGGCCGGCGGCCCTGATCACCGAGCTGTTCCCGTTCGGCCGCCGGCAGATGCGCTTCGAGCTGATCCCGCTGCTGGAACGGGCGCGGCAGGCCGACTGGCACCCTCAGGTCTTCTCCTCCATGCGCGACATCCTGGTCACCAAGCCGCGGCGCGACCGCAACCAGGAGATCGTCGATACCCTCAACGCCTATTACGACGCCGCCCTGATCCATTCCGACCCGGAGCTGATCCGGCTGGACCGCACCTTCCCCATGGCCGCCGAGATCACGGTGGAGCAGCACTACACCGGCTATGTGGTCAACGCCGACGACATCGCCGTGCCGGAGGCCGATCCGGCGGCGACCGGCGAGGTGCTGGTCTCCGCCGGCGGCGGCGCGGTGGGCGACCGGTTCATGCCGGCGGTGGCGCGGCTGATCCCCGACCTGCCCCTGGCCGACCGGCCCTGGCGGCTGGTGACCGGCCATCACATGCCCGCCTCCGCCCTGGCGCAGATCGAGGCCGCCGTGCCGGCCAACGCGGTGATCGAGCGCAGCGTGCCTAACCTGCCCGAGCTGATGGCCGGCGCCGCCCTGTCGGTCTCCCAGGCCGGCTACAACACCCTGCTGGAGCTGCTGGCCGCGCGCACCCGGGCGGTGGTCGTGCCCTACGAGGGCGGGGTGGAGACCGAGCAGCGGCTGCGCGCCGACCTGCTGGCCGATGTCGGCGCCCTGGAAGTGGTGGCCGAGGACGATCTCTCCGCCGAGACGCTGGGGGCGGCGATGGAGCGGGCCCGGGCACGGTCGCGCGACGCGGTGCCGAGCGTCGATCTGGACGGCGCGCGCAAGACCGCCGCCTATGTCATGGACCGCCTCGTCCGGCGATGA
- a CDS encoding ABC transporter ATP-binding protein, producing the protein MDRSTPLLRVHDLRIGFDLPEGRLVAVDGVSFQIRRGSTVALVGESGSGKSVVSQAIMGLLPRPAKILGGSILFADPEKPGTITDIVRLPVDGREMRDLRGGRISIIFQEPMTSLSPLHTVGNQIREALELHRDVSAREATELTRDMLALVGFPDPDRALKTYPFELSGGLRQRAMISMALVCRPALLIADEPTTALDVTIQAQILKLIKDLQSELNMAMLMITHDLGVVANVAEEVVVMYRGRIMESGDVDDIFRRPQHPYLKALMGAVPRFDMAPGERLKPLREIQTETGHLLADRPKATTADNAPMLAVEGVTKAYTIRKGGWVSTSRKSIKALHDVSFTVQPGECLGLVGESGCGKTTLSKVIMRALTPDAGKVTFTDETGPTDVLALDGNRLTEFRQKLQFVFQDPFSSLNPRMTVYDIIAEPLVIHGIGDPAWRREMVSELMRLVGLDVRHLNRYPHSFSGGQRQRIGIARALALKPKMLICDEPVSALDVSIQAQVLNLLKDLKEKLGLTYLFISHNLAVVDYVADRIAVMCAGQIVELAPREALFRDPVHPYTQALLAAVPDPDLDNPLDFDAVMDGRASNPAAWPAPFTVDDSHAPGFVELGDGHFVRADPGILNLRLAS; encoded by the coding sequence TTGGATCGCTCAACGCCGCTGCTGCGCGTGCACGACCTGCGGATCGGGTTCGATCTGCCGGAAGGCCGGCTCGTGGCGGTGGACGGCGTGTCGTTCCAGATCCGCCGCGGGAGCACCGTCGCCCTGGTCGGCGAGTCCGGCTCCGGCAAGTCGGTGGTCAGCCAGGCGATCATGGGGCTGCTGCCGCGCCCGGCGAAGATCCTGGGCGGCTCGATCCTGTTCGCCGATCCGGAGAAGCCCGGCACCATCACCGACATCGTCCGCCTGCCGGTCGACGGCCGCGAGATGCGCGACCTGCGCGGCGGGCGGATCTCCATCATCTTCCAGGAGCCGATGACGTCCCTGTCGCCGCTGCACACGGTCGGCAACCAGATCCGCGAGGCGCTGGAGCTGCACCGCGACGTCTCGGCCCGCGAGGCGACGGAGCTGACCCGCGACATGCTGGCCCTGGTCGGTTTCCCCGATCCGGACCGGGCGCTGAAGACCTATCCGTTCGAGCTGTCCGGCGGGCTGCGCCAGCGGGCGATGATCTCCATGGCCCTGGTCTGCCGCCCCGCCCTGCTGATCGCTGACGAGCCGACCACCGCCCTCGACGTCACGATCCAGGCGCAGATCCTGAAGCTGATCAAGGATCTGCAGTCCGAGCTGAACATGGCGATGCTGATGATCACCCACGATCTGGGCGTGGTCGCCAACGTGGCCGAGGAAGTGGTGGTGATGTATCGCGGTCGGATCATGGAATCCGGCGACGTGGACGACATCTTCCGTCGGCCGCAGCATCCGTATCTCAAGGCCCTGATGGGGGCGGTGCCGCGCTTCGACATGGCGCCGGGCGAGCGTCTGAAGCCGCTGCGCGAGATCCAGACCGAGACCGGGCACCTGCTGGCCGACCGGCCGAAGGCCACGACGGCCGACAACGCGCCGATGCTGGCGGTCGAAGGGGTGACCAAGGCCTATACCATCCGCAAGGGCGGCTGGGTCTCGACCTCCCGCAAGTCGATCAAGGCGCTGCACGACGTGTCCTTCACCGTGCAGCCGGGCGAATGCCTCGGCCTGGTGGGCGAGTCCGGCTGCGGCAAGACAACCCTGTCCAAGGTGATCATGCGGGCGCTGACGCCGGACGCCGGCAAGGTGACCTTCACCGACGAAACCGGGCCGACCGACGTCCTCGCCCTCGACGGCAACCGGCTGACGGAGTTCCGCCAGAAGCTGCAGTTCGTCTTCCAGGACCCGTTCTCCTCGCTCAATCCGCGGATGACGGTGTACGACATCATCGCCGAACCCCTGGTGATCCACGGCATCGGCGATCCGGCCTGGCGGCGCGAGATGGTGTCGGAACTGATGCGCCTGGTCGGGCTCGACGTGCGCCACCTGAACCGCTACCCGCACAGCTTCTCCGGCGGCCAGCGCCAGCGCATCGGCATCGCCCGGGCGCTTGCCCTGAAGCCGAAGATGCTGATCTGCGACGAGCCGGTCTCCGCGCTGGACGTGTCGATCCAGGCCCAGGTGCTGAACCTGCTGAAGGACCTGAAGGAAAAGCTCGGCCTGACCTATCTCTTCATCAGCCACAATCTGGCGGTGGTCGACTACGTGGCCGACCGCATCGCGGTGATGTGCGCCGGCCAGATCGTCGAGCTGGCGCCGCGCGAGGCGCTGTTCCGCGACCCGGTGCACCCCTATACCCAGGCGCTGCTGGCGGCCGTCCCGGACCCGGATCTGGACAATCCGCTGGACTTCGACGCGGTGATGGACGGCCGCGCCTCCAACCCCGCCGCCTGGCCGGCGCCGTTCACGGTCGACGACAGCCACGCGCCGGGCTTCGTCGAGCTCGGGGACGGCCATTTCGTGCGCGCCGATCCAGGGATCCTGAACCTGAGGCTGGCCTCATGA
- a CDS encoding ABC transporter substrate-binding protein codes for MTRLLLLAAVLLLLAAPMPAAAQSEPPLLAEAVATGALPGMWERLPIEPLVVDLKSQDRELGDYGGTLNMVMSGAKDVRQMVVYGYARLVGYDPTTMELRPDLAKDVIVEDNRSFTFVLREGHRWSDGTPFTTEDFRYFWEDVANDPDISPTGPPIELMVNGELPTVEILSPTEVRYSWSQPNPDFLPQLAGARPVYLYRPAHHLKLYHDRYAEPDQLKARVEKADARNWAALHNREDNPYKFDNPDLPTLQPWMARTSPPSNRYVFERNPYYHKTDSTGRQLPYIDSVVFQIASPGLIPAKTGAGEVDLQARYLNFEDYTFLRQGEERGNYETYLWKTAKGSHLALFPNLNVEDPVWREVMRDVRFRRALSLAINRHELNEVIYFGLALEGGNTVLPASRLFEPDYRRKWAAFDLKRANALLDEMGLTGRDDRSVRLLPDGRPMEIIIETAGESTEETDLLELIHDTWMEAGIKLYSRPSERTVFRNRIFAGKTMMAISFGIENGIPSAESSPVEFAPTAQTQYMWPRWGQYYQTKGKAGVTPDLPEALRLMELYDSWRRATTADARRAVWHDMLAIWSDQVFSIGLIAGVLQPVVVSLKLHNVPVQAIYNWDPGAHFGMHRPDTFFFGAERPRTPDRVLTSAARSRQ; via the coding sequence ATGACCCGCCTGCTGCTCCTCGCCGCCGTCCTGCTGCTGCTGGCCGCGCCGATGCCGGCGGCGGCCCAGAGCGAACCGCCGCTGCTGGCCGAGGCAGTGGCCACCGGTGCGCTTCCCGGGATGTGGGAACGGCTGCCGATAGAGCCGCTGGTGGTCGATCTGAAGAGCCAGGACCGCGAACTCGGCGACTATGGCGGCACGCTGAACATGGTCATGTCCGGCGCCAAGGACGTGCGCCAGATGGTGGTCTACGGCTACGCCCGGCTGGTCGGCTACGACCCGACGACGATGGAACTGCGCCCCGACCTCGCCAAGGACGTGATCGTGGAGGACAACCGCTCCTTCACCTTCGTCCTGCGCGAGGGTCACCGCTGGTCCGACGGCACGCCCTTCACCACCGAGGATTTCCGGTATTTCTGGGAGGATGTCGCCAACGATCCGGACATCTCCCCCACCGGCCCGCCGATCGAGCTGATGGTGAACGGCGAACTGCCCACGGTGGAGATCCTGTCGCCGACCGAGGTGCGGTATTCCTGGTCGCAGCCCAACCCGGACTTCCTGCCGCAGCTGGCCGGCGCGCGGCCGGTGTACCTGTACCGGCCGGCGCATCACCTGAAGCTGTATCACGACCGCTACGCCGAGCCCGACCAACTGAAGGCGCGGGTTGAGAAGGCCGACGCGCGGAACTGGGCCGCCCTGCACAATCGGGAGGACAACCCCTACAAGTTCGACAATCCTGACCTGCCGACGCTGCAGCCCTGGATGGCGCGCACGTCTCCGCCGTCGAACCGCTACGTCTTCGAGCGCAATCCCTACTACCACAAGACCGACAGCACGGGCCGCCAGCTCCCCTATATCGATTCGGTGGTGTTCCAGATCGCCTCTCCGGGCCTGATTCCGGCGAAGACCGGCGCCGGCGAGGTCGACCTGCAGGCGCGCTACCTGAATTTCGAGGACTACACGTTCCTGCGCCAGGGCGAGGAGCGCGGCAACTACGAGACCTATCTCTGGAAGACCGCCAAGGGGTCGCACCTGGCGCTGTTCCCGAACCTGAACGTCGAGGATCCGGTCTGGCGCGAGGTGATGCGCGACGTCCGGTTCCGCCGCGCCCTGTCGCTCGCCATCAACCGGCACGAGCTGAACGAGGTGATCTATTTCGGCCTCGCCCTGGAAGGCGGCAACACGGTGCTGCCCGCGTCCCGGCTGTTCGAGCCCGACTATCGCCGGAAATGGGCGGCGTTCGACCTGAAGCGGGCCAACGCCCTGCTCGACGAGATGGGGCTGACCGGGAGGGACGACCGGAGCGTGCGGCTGCTGCCGGACGGCCGGCCGATGGAGATCATCATCGAGACCGCCGGCGAAAGCACCGAGGAGACCGACCTGCTGGAGCTGATCCACGACACGTGGATGGAGGCCGGCATCAAGCTCTACTCGCGGCCGTCGGAGCGCACTGTGTTCCGCAACCGGATCTTCGCCGGCAAGACCATGATGGCGATCTCCTTCGGCATCGAGAACGGCATCCCGAGCGCCGAGTCCAGCCCGGTCGAATTCGCCCCCACAGCCCAGACCCAGTACATGTGGCCGCGCTGGGGCCAGTACTACCAGACCAAGGGCAAGGCCGGCGTGACCCCTGACCTGCCCGAGGCGCTGCGGCTGATGGAGCTGTACGACTCCTGGCGGCGCGCGACCACGGCCGATGCCCGGCGGGCGGTCTGGCACGACATGCTGGCGATCTGGAGCGACCAGGTCTTCTCCATCGGCCTGATCGCCGGGGTGCTGCAGCCGGTGGTGGTCAGCCTGAAGCTGCACAACGTCCCGGTTCAGGCAATCTACAACTGGGATCCGGGTGCGCATTTCGGGATGCACCGCCCCGACACCTTCTTCTTTGGCGCCGAGCGGCCGCGCACACCCGACCGGGTGCTGACCTCGGCCGCCCGGTCGCGCCAGTAA
- a CDS encoding ABC transporter permease, with product MLDYLARRILVMIPTLIAISIITFIIIQLPPGDYLSTLIAEMESQGEAVDPAKIQALRAQYGLDRPMWEQYVVWAVGMLRGDFGYSFEYQLPVSDVVGDRVLMTIVLNFSTILFIYLVSFPIGIYSATHQYSVGDYGLTFLGFLGLATPNFLLALILLYFANVWFGTSIGGLMDPSYIDQPWSLGKVMSVLEHLWVPVVVIGTAGTAAMIRRLRANLLDELQKQYVVTARAKGLPPFRALMKYPLRMAMNPFIADIGNMLPQVVSGSAVVSMVLSLPTTGPMLIGALQSQDMYLAGSFLMFLATLTVVGMLISDLALAWLDPRIRLGGGTAR from the coding sequence GTGCTCGACTATCTCGCCCGCCGGATCCTGGTGATGATCCCGACGCTGATCGCGATCAGCATCATCACCTTCATCATCATCCAGCTTCCGCCGGGCGACTACCTGTCGACCCTGATCGCCGAGATGGAAAGCCAGGGCGAGGCGGTCGATCCGGCCAAGATCCAGGCCCTGCGCGCCCAGTACGGCCTCGACAGGCCGATGTGGGAGCAGTACGTGGTCTGGGCCGTGGGCATGCTGCGCGGCGATTTCGGCTACAGCTTCGAATACCAGCTTCCGGTGAGCGACGTGGTCGGCGACCGGGTGCTGATGACCATCGTGCTGAACTTCAGCACGATCCTGTTCATCTATCTGGTCTCGTTCCCGATCGGGATCTACTCCGCCACCCACCAGTACAGCGTCGGCGATTACGGCCTGACCTTCCTCGGCTTCCTGGGGCTGGCGACGCCCAACTTCCTGCTGGCGCTGATCCTGCTCTACTTCGCCAATGTCTGGTTCGGCACGTCGATCGGCGGACTGATGGACCCGTCCTACATCGACCAGCCCTGGAGCCTCGGCAAGGTGATGTCGGTGCTGGAGCACCTGTGGGTGCCGGTGGTGGTGATCGGCACCGCCGGGACGGCGGCGATGATCCGCCGGCTGCGGGCCAACCTGCTGGACGAGTTGCAGAAGCAATACGTGGTGACCGCCCGGGCCAAGGGGCTGCCGCCGTTCCGGGCGCTGATGAAATATCCGCTGCGCATGGCCATGAACCCGTTCATCGCCGATATCGGCAACATGCTGCCCCAGGTGGTGTCCGGGTCGGCCGTGGTGTCGATGGTGCTGTCCCTGCCGACCACCGGGCCGATGCTGATCGGCGCGCTGCAGAGCCAGGACATGTATCTGGCCGGGTCGTTCCTGATGTTCCTGGCGACCCTGACGGTGGTCGGCATGCTGATCTCCGACCTGGCGCTCGCCTGGCTCGACCCGCGGATCCGGCTGGGCGGAGGAACCGCGCGATGA
- a CDS encoding ABC transporter permease has product MSLATPPRPKARHFVDRAPFDPERDEVLTPEQERYYMASQWRMMWWKLKRHRLAVVSGVILLLLYASVLISEMIAPYALTSRHTDHIYAPPQAVKLFRDGRFVGPYVLGYDYELDLRNLKRDYTANPDKVQPLRFFCSGDPYKFWGQVEADFHLVCPAEGGTLFLLGTDRLGRDVFSRIVYGTRVSLTVGLIGIIVSFVLGITIGGLAGYYGGWVDAFVQRVIEVIRSFPELPLWMALSAALPVTWSPILVYFGITLILGLLDWTGLARAVRSKLLSLREEDFCVAAELMGAKPKRIIGRHLLPSFMSHLIASATLSIPTMILGETALSFLGLGLRPPITSWGVLLTEAQNINAVELYPWIMTPVIPVILVVLAFNFFGDGLRDAADPYK; this is encoded by the coding sequence ATGAGCCTCGCCACCCCGCCCCGCCCCAAGGCCCGGCATTTCGTCGACCGGGCACCCTTCGATCCGGAACGCGACGAGGTCCTCACGCCCGAGCAGGAACGCTACTACATGGCGTCCCAATGGCGGATGATGTGGTGGAAGCTGAAGCGCCACCGGCTCGCGGTCGTCTCCGGGGTGATCCTGCTGCTGCTCTACGCCTCGGTGCTGATCTCCGAGATGATCGCGCCCTACGCCCTGACCAGCCGCCATACCGACCACATCTACGCGCCGCCCCAGGCGGTGAAGCTGTTCCGCGACGGCCGGTTCGTTGGCCCCTATGTGCTCGGCTACGACTACGAACTGGACCTGCGCAACCTGAAGCGGGACTACACCGCCAATCCCGACAAGGTGCAGCCGCTGCGGTTCTTCTGCTCCGGCGATCCGTACAAGTTCTGGGGTCAGGTGGAGGCCGATTTCCATCTGGTCTGCCCGGCGGAAGGCGGCACGCTCTTCCTGCTGGGCACCGACCGGCTGGGCCGCGACGTGTTCTCGCGCATCGTCTACGGCACCCGGGTCTCGCTGACCGTCGGCCTGATCGGCATCATCGTCAGCTTCGTGCTGGGGATCACGATCGGCGGGCTGGCGGGGTATTACGGCGGCTGGGTGGATGCCTTTGTGCAGCGGGTGATCGAGGTGATCCGCTCGTTCCCGGAACTGCCCCTGTGGATGGCGCTGTCGGCCGCGCTGCCGGTCACCTGGTCGCCGATCCTGGTGTATTTCGGCATCACCCTGATCCTCGGCCTGCTGGACTGGACCGGCCTCGCCCGGGCGGTGCGCTCCAAGCTGCTCAGCCTGCGCGAGGAGGATTTCTGCGTCGCCGCCGAGCTGATGGGGGCGAAGCCCAAGCGCATCATCGGCCGCCACCTGCTGCCGAGCTTCATGAGCCACCTGATCGCCTCGGCGACCCTGTCGATCCCGACCATGATCCTGGGCGAGACGGCCCTGTCCTTCCTCGGCCTCGGCCTGCGCCCACCGATCACCAGTTGGGGCGTGCTGCTGACCGAGGCGCAGAACATCAACGCGGTGGAACTCTACCCGTGGATCATGACCCCGGTCATCCCGGTGATCCTGGTGGTGCTCGCCTTCAACTTCTTCGGCGACGGCCTGCGGGACGCGGCCGATCCGTATAAGTAG
- a CDS encoding class I SAM-dependent methyltransferase — MTTPSGRPGALLGYGLGQGTRMAWYLGNYLATRAWFSRIDPAEKRRPTLRGRLMGARIQAALTRGALALMARDAAHVRAGLYPMPGDLRPRPGAVGEMVGYWRDLPKVALRRRMKDGQETYAEARDQADPQDGYPRYYLQNFHYQSGGWLTEESADLYDTQVEVLFGGLAQAMRRQGVVPVVDWLRARGSPDGAGFGAGHTLLDLATGTGAMLEAVAQAAPGLALHGLDLSQAYLDKAQRRLAGRDVTWHRAKAEAIPLPDASVDLVTSTYLFHELPKKIRAEVLAEVLRVLKPGGRLVLVDSLQLGDTPALDPVLRGFPDQFHEPYYADWIGSDVPGLLAEAGFSVDGVEKAYLSKVFVAGKR, encoded by the coding sequence ATGACGACACCTTCCGGCCGGCCCGGCGCGTTGCTCGGCTACGGCCTCGGCCAGGGCACGCGGATGGCCTGGTATCTCGGAAATTACCTGGCGACCCGCGCCTGGTTCTCGCGGATCGATCCGGCGGAGAAGCGGCGGCCGACCCTGCGCGGGCGGCTCATGGGCGCCCGGATCCAGGCGGCGCTGACCCGCGGCGCGCTGGCCCTGATGGCGCGGGATGCGGCCCATGTCCGGGCCGGCCTGTATCCGATGCCCGGCGACCTGCGGCCCCGGCCCGGCGCGGTCGGCGAGATGGTCGGATACTGGCGCGACCTGCCCAAGGTGGCGCTGCGGCGGCGCATGAAGGATGGGCAGGAAACCTACGCGGAGGCCCGGGATCAGGCGGATCCGCAGGACGGATATCCCCGCTACTACCTGCAGAACTTCCATTATCAGTCGGGCGGCTGGCTGACCGAGGAATCCGCCGATCTCTACGACACCCAGGTCGAGGTGCTGTTCGGTGGCCTCGCCCAGGCCATGCGCCGTCAGGGGGTCGTACCGGTGGTCGACTGGCTGCGGGCGCGCGGCTCGCCGGACGGGGCCGGGTTCGGCGCCGGCCATACCCTGCTCGATCTGGCGACCGGCACCGGGGCGATGCTCGAGGCCGTGGCGCAGGCGGCTCCCGGCTTGGCGCTGCACGGGCTGGACCTGTCGCAGGCCTATCTCGACAAGGCGCAGCGGCGGCTGGCGGGCCGCGACGTCACCTGGCACCGGGCCAAGGCGGAGGCGATCCCGCTGCCGGATGCCTCGGTCGATCTGGTGACGAGTACCTACCTGTTCCACGAACTACCGAAGAAGATCCGCGCCGAGGTGCTGGCCGAGGTGCTGCGGGTGCTGAAACCGGGCGGCCGTCTGGTGCTGGTGGACTCGCTCCAGCTCGGCGACACCCCCGCCCTCGATCCGGTGCTGCGCGGTTTCCCCGACCAGTTCCACGAGCCGTACTACGCCGACTGGATCGGCAGCGATGTGCCGGGGCTGCTGGCAGAGGCCGGCTTCTCGGTCGATGGGGTGGAGAAGGCCTATCTGTCGAAAGTGTTCGTCGCCGGCAAGCGGTAG